A genomic window from Nocardioides sp. BP30 includes:
- a CDS encoding MXAN_6640 family putative metalloprotease gives MNRAFPRSFALLTALLALMASGLVIASTTPAGAQTAAHSVVPLLPRVSTSGDADGDTPGDATMYMRRLALTHDALRGAARQQAESALSRPKLAGEQTVCSQTLPLCVHYATTGVDAPAGAITPAVVLSTLEHIYATYKAAGYRMPESDGAMGGDSRTDIYLADVGRQGYYGYCAPEPRAGSTAHDTPAFCVLDNDFAPSEFGGRGTPISNLDVTAAHEFFHAVQFAYDATEDSWFMESTAVWVEDEVYTAINDNTQYLPYGPLGKPALSLDKNTTFGVYGGWIFFRWVTEHRPQAQGGLPTIIRSMWERAAATPGAPDAYSLQAIKGALKAAGLPIEKAFAQFAAANRNPAHTYSEGAANHYPLAKATKSYQVRSTGKRASGTARINHLAAATERFVPKGKRLKSKHTRLRLSLDMANKKLGPGAVVTVFLRNGATKVKTIKLSKTGKGAVTVPFSTKKVKRVELTMTNASTRMTCWVGGLFSCEGQPKDMHQVEKFSALARR, from the coding sequence GTGAACCGCGCCTTCCCCCGCTCCTTCGCACTCCTCACCGCGCTCCTGGCCCTGATGGCCTCGGGTCTGGTCATCGCCTCCACGACCCCGGCCGGGGCCCAGACCGCTGCCCACTCGGTGGTGCCGCTGCTACCCCGGGTCTCCACCTCGGGCGACGCCGACGGCGACACGCCCGGCGACGCCACCATGTACATGCGACGCCTCGCGCTGACGCACGACGCCCTGCGGGGCGCCGCCCGCCAGCAGGCGGAGTCCGCGCTCAGTCGGCCGAAGCTGGCGGGCGAGCAGACGGTCTGCTCCCAGACACTGCCGTTGTGCGTGCACTACGCGACCACCGGCGTCGACGCGCCGGCGGGGGCGATCACGCCGGCGGTCGTGCTCTCCACGCTGGAGCACATCTACGCCACCTATAAGGCCGCCGGCTACCGGATGCCGGAGTCGGACGGCGCGATGGGCGGCGACAGCCGGACCGACATCTACCTGGCCGACGTCGGCCGCCAGGGCTACTACGGCTACTGCGCTCCCGAGCCGCGGGCCGGGTCCACCGCCCACGACACGCCGGCGTTCTGCGTGCTCGACAACGACTTCGCACCCTCGGAGTTCGGTGGTCGCGGCACGCCGATCAGCAACCTCGACGTGACGGCCGCGCACGAGTTCTTCCACGCCGTGCAGTTCGCCTACGACGCCACCGAAGACTCCTGGTTCATGGAGTCGACGGCCGTGTGGGTCGAGGACGAGGTCTACACCGCCATCAACGACAACACCCAGTACCTTCCCTACGGGCCGCTCGGCAAGCCGGCGCTGTCGCTGGACAAGAACACCACCTTCGGCGTGTACGGCGGCTGGATCTTCTTCCGCTGGGTCACCGAGCACCGACCGCAGGCACAGGGCGGCCTGCCGACGATCATCCGCTCGATGTGGGAGCGCGCAGCCGCCACGCCGGGTGCGCCGGACGCCTACTCGCTGCAGGCGATCAAGGGTGCGCTGAAGGCCGCCGGGCTGCCGATCGAGAAGGCGTTCGCCCAGTTCGCCGCCGCCAACCGCAACCCGGCCCACACCTACAGCGAGGGCGCCGCGAACCACTACCCGCTCGCCAAGGCGACGAAGTCCTACCAGGTGCGCAGCACCGGCAAGCGCGCCAGCGGCACCGCGAGGATCAACCACCTCGCGGCCGCTACCGAGCGCTTCGTCCCGAAGGGCAAGAGGCTGAAGAGCAAGCACACCAGGCTGCGGCTCAGCCTCGACATGGCGAACAAGAAGCTCGGTCCCGGTGCCGTGGTGACCGTCTTCCTGCGCAACGGCGCCACGAAGGTGAAGACGATCAAGCTGTCCAAGACCGGCAAGGGCGCCGTCACGGTGCCGTTCAGCACCAAGAAGGTCAAGCGCGTCGAGCTGACGATGACCAACGCCAGCACCCGGATGACCTGCTGGGTCGGCGGCCTCTTCTCCTGCGAGGGCCAGCCCAAGGACATGCACCAGGTGGAGAAGTTCAGCGCACTGGCCCGCCGCTGA
- a CDS encoding phosphatase PAP2 family protein, protein MREDVLAESDAIIGTPGTRRTVWRRLAPVGTGLRELILVTALYIGYTSSRLLASDNRDAAVHRAKELLRIERAVRLDWEHPINQFFVRHDTIGLLACFWYATAHYIVTAGVLIWVYFKGRDAYLPARRALMVATIFALCLYLMLPTAPPRFMDGFTDVLALHADQGWWGADASAPKGMGHITNELAAFPSLHAGWSLWCALVLHRYARWRIVKVLGWAGALTTAAVVVGTANHWVLDVLVGWMVVIGGVVAVWELAPRLPE, encoded by the coding sequence GTGCGGGAGGACGTGCTCGCCGAGAGCGATGCGATCATCGGTACGCCGGGAACGCGGCGTACCGTCTGGCGTCGGCTCGCGCCCGTCGGCACCGGCCTGCGCGAGCTCATCCTGGTCACAGCGCTCTACATCGGCTACACCTCCTCGCGCCTGCTCGCCAGCGACAACCGCGACGCGGCGGTGCACCGGGCCAAGGAGCTGCTCAGGATCGAGCGAGCCGTCCGGCTGGACTGGGAACACCCGATCAACCAGTTCTTCGTCCGGCACGACACGATCGGCCTGTTGGCCTGCTTCTGGTACGCCACAGCGCACTACATCGTCACCGCCGGCGTGCTGATCTGGGTCTACTTCAAGGGCCGCGACGCCTACCTCCCGGCCCGCCGCGCCCTGATGGTCGCCACGATCTTCGCGCTCTGCCTCTATCTGATGCTGCCGACCGCTCCCCCACGCTTCATGGACGGCTTCACCGACGTGCTGGCCCTCCACGCCGACCAGGGCTGGTGGGGCGCCGACGCCTCGGCCCCCAAGGGCATGGGGCACATCACCAACGAGCTGGCGGCGTTCCCCTCGCTGCATGCCGGTTGGTCGCTGTGGTGCGCGCTGGTGCTCCATCGCTACGCGCGCTGGCGCATCGTGAAGGTGCTGGGCTGGGCGGGCGCGCTGACCACGGCGGCTGTGGTCGTCGGCACGGCCAACCACTGGGTGCTCGACGTGCTGGTCGGCTGGATGGTCGTCATCGGCGGCGTCGTGGCGGTTTGGGAATTGGCCCCTAGACTGCCTGAGTGA
- the lexA gene encoding transcriptional repressor LexA: MTSKPEPTETNLAELPDGPPDATGLTPRQQRILAHLRDCIEKRGYPPSMREIGSAVGLTSTSSVAHQLKVLEQKGFIKRDPHRPRALEVFLPEVLAARKAISSADESSFDETDIGDAMPEARYIPLVGTIAAGAPILAEEQTEAVFPLPKELVGDGQLFLLRVKGDSMIEAAICDGDYIVIQQAQTATNGEFVAALLDGEATVKEFRRKDGKVWLIPHNSSLEPIDGTEASILGKVTAVLRSL; encoded by the coding sequence ATGACCTCGAAGCCGGAGCCGACCGAGACCAATCTCGCCGAGCTGCCCGACGGCCCGCCGGACGCCACCGGCCTCACACCGCGGCAGCAGCGCATCCTGGCGCACCTGCGCGACTGCATCGAGAAGCGCGGATACCCGCCGAGCATGCGCGAGATCGGGTCCGCCGTCGGCCTCACCTCGACCAGCTCGGTGGCCCACCAGCTGAAGGTGCTGGAGCAGAAGGGCTTCATCAAGCGCGATCCGCACCGCCCGCGCGCGCTCGAGGTGTTCCTGCCCGAGGTGTTGGCCGCCCGCAAGGCGATCAGCAGCGCCGACGAGTCGTCCTTCGACGAGACCGACATCGGCGACGCGATGCCCGAGGCCCGCTACATCCCGCTCGTCGGCACGATCGCCGCCGGCGCGCCCATCCTCGCCGAGGAGCAGACCGAGGCGGTCTTCCCGCTGCCCAAGGAGCTGGTCGGCGACGGTCAGCTGTTCCTGCTGCGCGTGAAGGGAGACTCGATGATCGAGGCCGCGATCTGCGACGGCGACTACATCGTCATCCAGCAGGCCCAGACGGCGACCAACGGCGAGTTCGTCGCCGCGCTGCTCGACGGCGAGGCGACCGTCAAGGAGTTCCGCCGCAAGGACGGCAAGGTCTGGCTGATCCCGCACAACTCCTCGCTCGAGCCGATCGACGGCACCGAGGCGAGCATCCTGGGCAAGGTCACGGCGGTTCTGAGAAGTCTGTGA
- a CDS encoding LysM peptidoglycan-binding domain-containing protein — protein sequence MTTMTLDQLLDTPRRRSTVRLTRRGRVVVFVAGLIVLLGLGLLISNGAGAALHSGAPETTHSVVVAPGDTLWDLASQAAHGGDVRAMIDHIEQINGLSGVSLSAGQTLRIPN from the coding sequence ATGACCACCATGACCCTCGACCAGCTGCTCGACACGCCGCGCCGGCGCTCCACCGTGCGGCTCACCCGGCGCGGACGTGTCGTGGTCTTCGTGGCGGGCCTGATCGTGCTGCTCGGCCTGGGGCTGCTCATCTCCAACGGTGCCGGGGCGGCCCTTCACTCCGGTGCGCCCGAGACGACTCACTCCGTGGTGGTGGCCCCCGGTGACACGCTGTGGGATCTCGCCTCGCAGGCCGCCCACGGCGGTGACGTGCGCGCGATGATCGATCACATCGAGCAGATCAATGGCCTCTCTGGTGTGAGCCTGTCGGCCGGTCAGACGCTGCGGATTCCGAACTGA
- the nrdR gene encoding transcriptional regulator NrdR has protein sequence MHCPYCRHSDTKVLDSRVAEDGGSIRRRRQCQGCEKRFSTVELMQLTVLKRSGATEPFTRDKAVAGVRKACKGRPVSEDQLACLGQEVEDALRTSGYAEVPAHEVGMAILAPLRQLDEVAYLRFASVYRQFESADDFEDEIAVLRTERRLRPAAEDMQPVATG, from the coding sequence ATGCACTGCCCGTACTGCCGGCACAGCGACACCAAGGTCCTCGATTCCCGGGTGGCCGAGGACGGCGGCTCGATCCGGCGGCGTCGCCAGTGCCAGGGCTGCGAGAAGCGGTTCAGCACGGTCGAGCTCATGCAGCTGACGGTGCTCAAGCGCTCCGGCGCGACCGAGCCCTTCACGCGGGACAAGGCGGTGGCCGGCGTGCGCAAGGCGTGCAAGGGCCGTCCGGTGAGCGAGGACCAGCTGGCCTGCCTCGGCCAGGAGGTCGAGGACGCCCTGCGCACGAGCGGGTACGCCGAGGTTCCCGCCCACGAGGTGGGGATGGCGATCCTGGCACCGTTGCGTCAGCTCGACGAGGTCGCCTACCTGCGGTTCGCCAGCGTCTACCGCCAGTTCGAGTCGGCCGACGACTTCGAGGACGAGATAGCGGTCCTCCGCACCGAGCGCAGGCTGCGCCCGGCCGCCGAGGACATGCAGCCGGTCGCCACCGGCTGA
- a CDS encoding vitamin B12-dependent ribonucleotide reductase — MTETVSGAGHKARSGAGLHLERVFSTEGVHPYDQITWERRDVVQTNWKTGETVFEQRGVEFPDSWSVNASTIVTTKYFRGAVGTPQRETSLKQLIDRVVKTYTKAGIEHGYFATDKDAQVFEEELTWLLANQYFAFNSPVWFNVGTPSPQQVSACFILSVDDSMDSILNWYKEEGFIFKGGSGAGLNLSRIRSSKELLSSGGTASGPVSFMRGADASAGTIKSGGATRRAAKMVVLDVDHPDIEEFVMTKAREEDKIRALRDAGFDMDLGGQDITSVQYQNANNSVRVTDEFMRAVEEGRKFGLRARMTGEVIEEVDARELFHKIAVAAWECADPGLQYDDTINDWHTNPETGRITASNPCSEYMSLDNSSCNLASLNLLKFLKDDDTFDAKRFAQACEFVFTAMDISICFADFPTEAIGQTTRDYRQLGIGYANLGALLMAMGLGYDSEGGRTMAAAITSLMTGISYKRSAELAGVVGPYAGYARNAEAHQRVMRKHQAANDVVRSINPADRTVLEAATKAWAQVIELGKVNGFRNAQASLLAPTGTIGFMMDCDTTGIEPDFSLVKFKKLVGGGSLQIVNQTIPRALVKLGYQAEQVEAIVDYIAENGHVVDAPGLKPEHYEVFDTAMGKRALQPMGHVRMMAATQPFLSGAISKTVNLPETATVEEIEDVYLQSWKLGLKATAIYRDNCKVGQPLSDAKAEDKSAKVEAPAAVETKVVEKVVYAPTRKRLPKSRVSRTTSFTVGGAEGYMTSGAHEDGTLGEVFLKLGKQGSTLAGVMDAFSIATSIGLQYGVPLETFVSKFTNLRFEPAGLTDDADVRMAQSIMDYIFRRLALDYLSFEDRAALGIYSAEERQRYLETGSYDVVGETGSAAELIEDAPAIAPKAPAAEAHVLSPEELDAVETKAEEAVTAAATEAPKTAHTTAELLEQISGMAVDSPLCFTCGTKMRPAGSCYVCEGCGSTSGCS, encoded by the coding sequence ATGACCGAGACGGTGAGCGGCGCGGGTCACAAGGCTCGCTCCGGTGCGGGGCTGCACCTCGAGCGGGTGTTCAGCACCGAGGGTGTTCACCCCTACGACCAGATCACCTGGGAGCGACGCGACGTCGTCCAGACCAACTGGAAGACCGGAGAGACGGTCTTCGAGCAGCGCGGCGTGGAGTTCCCGGACTCCTGGTCGGTCAACGCCTCCACCATCGTCACCACCAAGTACTTCCGCGGTGCCGTGGGCACGCCGCAGCGTGAGACCAGCCTCAAGCAGCTGATCGACCGCGTGGTGAAGACCTACACCAAGGCCGGGATCGAGCACGGCTACTTCGCGACCGACAAGGACGCGCAGGTCTTCGAGGAGGAGCTGACCTGGCTGCTCGCCAACCAGTACTTCGCCTTCAACTCCCCGGTCTGGTTCAACGTCGGCACCCCGTCCCCGCAGCAGGTCAGCGCGTGCTTCATCCTCTCGGTCGACGACTCGATGGACTCCATCCTCAACTGGTACAAGGAGGAGGGCTTCATCTTCAAGGGCGGCTCCGGTGCCGGTCTGAACCTCTCGCGCATCCGCTCCTCCAAGGAGCTGCTCTCCTCCGGTGGCACCGCGTCGGGTCCGGTCTCCTTCATGCGCGGCGCCGACGCGTCGGCCGGCACCATCAAGTCCGGCGGTGCGACCCGCCGTGCGGCCAAGATGGTCGTGCTCGACGTCGACCACCCCGACATCGAGGAGTTCGTGATGACCAAGGCGCGCGAGGAGGACAAGATCCGCGCGCTGCGCGACGCCGGCTTCGACATGGACCTCGGCGGCCAGGACATCACCTCGGTGCAGTACCAGAACGCCAACAACTCGGTGCGTGTCACCGACGAGTTCATGCGTGCCGTCGAGGAGGGCAGGAAGTTCGGTCTCCGCGCCCGGATGACCGGTGAGGTGATCGAGGAGGTGGACGCGCGCGAGCTGTTCCACAAGATCGCCGTCGCCGCCTGGGAGTGCGCCGACCCGGGCCTGCAGTACGACGACACGATCAACGACTGGCACACCAACCCCGAGACCGGCCGGATCACCGCGTCCAACCCCTGCTCGGAGTACATGTCGCTGGACAACTCCTCGTGCAACCTGGCCTCGCTCAACCTGCTGAAGTTCCTCAAGGACGACGACACCTTCGACGCCAAGCGCTTCGCGCAGGCCTGCGAGTTCGTCTTCACCGCGATGGACATCTCGATCTGCTTCGCCGACTTCCCGACCGAGGCGATCGGGCAGACCACCCGGGACTACCGCCAGCTCGGCATCGGCTACGCCAACCTCGGCGCGCTGCTGATGGCGATGGGCCTCGGCTACGACTCCGAGGGCGGCCGGACCATGGCGGCGGCCATCACCTCGCTGATGACCGGCATCTCCTACAAGCGCTCGGCCGAGCTGGCCGGCGTCGTCGGTCCCTACGCCGGCTACGCCCGCAACGCCGAGGCGCACCAGCGGGTGATGCGCAAGCACCAGGCCGCGAACGACGTCGTACGCTCGATCAACCCGGCCGACCGGACCGTCCTGGAGGCGGCGACCAAGGCGTGGGCGCAGGTCATCGAGCTCGGCAAGGTCAACGGCTTCCGCAACGCCCAGGCGTCGCTGCTCGCCCCGACCGGCACCATCGGCTTCATGATGGACTGCGACACGACCGGCATCGAGCCCGACTTCTCGCTGGTGAAGTTCAAGAAGCTGGTCGGCGGCGGCTCGCTGCAGATCGTCAACCAGACCATTCCGCGGGCGCTGGTCAAGCTCGGCTACCAGGCCGAGCAGGTCGAGGCGATCGTCGACTACATCGCCGAGAACGGCCACGTCGTCGACGCCCCCGGCCTCAAGCCGGAGCACTACGAGGTCTTCGACACCGCCATGGGCAAGCGCGCCCTGCAGCCGATGGGTCACGTCCGGATGATGGCGGCCACCCAGCCGTTCCTGTCCGGCGCGATCTCCAAGACGGTCAACCTGCCCGAGACGGCGACGGTGGAGGAGATCGAGGACGTCTACCTGCAGTCGTGGAAGCTCGGCCTGAAGGCCACGGCCATCTACCGCGACAACTGCAAGGTCGGCCAGCCGCTCTCCGACGCGAAGGCGGAGGACAAGAGCGCGAAGGTCGAGGCGCCCGCCGCTGTCGAGACCAAGGTCGTGGAGAAGGTCGTCTACGCCCCGACGCGCAAGCGCCTGCCCAAGTCCCGCGTCTCGCGGACCACCTCCTTCACGGTGGGTGGCGCCGAGGGCTACATGACCTCCGGTGCGCACGAGGACGGCACCCTCGGCGAGGTCTTCCTCAAGCTCGGCAAGCAGGGCTCGACCCTGGCCGGCGTGATGGACGCCTTCTCGATCGCCACCTCGATCGGCCTGCAGTACGGCGTGCCGCTGGAGACCTTCGTCTCGAAGTTCACCAACCTGCGCTTCGAGCCCGCCGGCCTGACCGACGACGCCGACGTCCGGATGGCGCAGTCGATCATGGACTACATCTTCCGCCGCCTCGCGCTGGACTACCTGTCCTTCGAGGACCGGGCCGCCCTCGGCATCTACTCCGCCGAGGAGCGTCAGCGCTACCTGGAGACCGGCTCCTACGACGTGGTCGGGGAGACCGGCTCGGCGGCCGAGCTGATCGAGGACGCTCCTGCCATCGCCCCCAAGGCGCCGGCGGCCGAGGCCCACGTCCTCTCGCCCGAGGAGCTCGACGCGGTCGAGACCAAGGCTGAGGAGGCGGTCACCGCTGCCGCCACCGAGGCCCCCAAGACCGCCCACACCACCGCCGAGCTGCTCGAGCAGATCTCCGGCATGGCCGTGGACAGCCCGCTGTGCTTCACCTGCGGCACCAAGATGCGCCCGGCCGGCTCCTGCTACGTCTGCGAGGGCTGCGGCTCGACCAGCGGTTGCAGCTGA
- a CDS encoding VOC family protein, whose translation MQMRLELVPLRSTDVDRSKAFYLEQVGFTLDHDVEPGNGMRVVQLTPPGSACSVVVGVGIGDPDAAPVVGLHLVVDDLEAVRDALRGRGVDVSDIQDLGGGVRYAYFSDPDGNSWALQHIAR comes from the coding sequence ATGCAGATGCGCCTGGAGCTGGTCCCGTTGCGCTCGACCGACGTCGATCGGAGCAAGGCGTTCTACCTCGAGCAGGTCGGGTTCACTCTCGACCACGACGTCGAGCCCGGCAACGGCATGCGCGTGGTGCAGCTGACGCCGCCCGGGTCGGCGTGCTCGGTCGTCGTCGGCGTCGGGATCGGCGACCCCGACGCCGCGCCGGTGGTGGGTCTGCACCTCGTCGTCGACGACCTGGAGGCGGTGCGCGACGCCCTGCGCGGGCGCGGCGTCGACGTCTCCGACATCCAGGACCTGGGCGGCGGCGTCCGCTACGCCTACTTCAGTGACCCGGACGGGAACTCCTGGGCGCTGCAGCACATCGCCCGGTAG
- a CDS encoding endo alpha-1,4 polygalactosaminidase: protein MRLRSPLAAVPLIALAALLGAMLVAGLQPGARAGTVIRPLPAGTRFDYQLGGVRSVPAGVGIVVRDRTAQPLAGHYNVCYVNGFQTQVDQRRFWRKRMGLVLQRHAHPVTDTAWGEWLLDIGTAAKRTRLARIVGRWTDGCARHGFDAVEFDNLDSFTRSHGLLTRADATRFARLLVRGAHRAGLAVGQKNLADFDGRTVGYDFAIAEECGRYHECGDYRAHYGGAVLAVEYRARDLAADCRRYGTSLDVVLRDRDLAPDGVRRWCPTAG from the coding sequence GTGAGACTCCGCTCCCCGCTGGCCGCCGTTCCCCTGATCGCCCTCGCGGCACTGCTGGGCGCCATGCTCGTCGCCGGTCTGCAGCCCGGCGCCCGCGCGGGGACGGTGATCAGGCCGCTCCCGGCAGGCACCCGGTTCGACTACCAGCTCGGCGGCGTACGCAGCGTGCCCGCCGGCGTCGGCATCGTGGTGCGCGACCGGACCGCGCAGCCGCTCGCGGGCCACTACAACGTCTGCTACGTCAACGGCTTCCAGACCCAGGTCGACCAGAGGCGGTTCTGGCGCAAGCGGATGGGCCTGGTCCTGCAGCGGCACGCTCATCCGGTCACCGACACGGCCTGGGGGGAGTGGCTGCTCGACATCGGTACGGCGGCCAAGCGCACCCGACTGGCCCGCATCGTCGGCCGCTGGACGGACGGCTGCGCCCGGCACGGGTTCGACGCGGTCGAGTTCGACAACCTGGACTCCTTCACCCGCTCGCACGGACTGCTCACGCGCGCTGACGCCACCCGCTTCGCACGGTTGCTCGTGCGCGGGGCGCACCGGGCCGGGTTGGCCGTCGGGCAGAAGAACCTGGCCGACTTCGACGGTCGCACAGTCGGCTACGACTTCGCGATCGCCGAGGAGTGCGGCCGCTACCACGAGTGCGGCGACTACCGTGCGCACTACGGTGGCGCCGTGCTCGCGGTCGAGTACCGGGCGCGTGACCTCGCGGCCGACTGTCGGCGGTACGGGACGAGCCTCGACGTCGTGCTGCGCGATCGCGACCTGGCCCCCGACGGCGTACGGCGCTGGTGTCCCACGGCCGGCTGA
- a CDS encoding class I SAM-dependent methyltransferase, giving the protein MRTAEELIAEAAAADVSGWGFGWLEGRASEERPPWGYAGILADRLARASVALDLDTGGGEVLAQALARAKRQPARMHACEAWPPNAARARSLLEPRGVEVHEVPPGAELPFDDGSFDLVTARHPVTPPWAQIARVLAPGGQYVAQHVGPASAFELIEFFLGPLPEHRAARAPEREAAAAAQAGLVVTDLRTARCRMELYDIGAVVWLLRKCVWWVPDFDVERYSDRLLALDELIRAEGGFVAHATRHLVVARRPD; this is encoded by the coding sequence ATGCGCACCGCCGAGGAGCTGATCGCCGAGGCCGCCGCGGCGGACGTGTCCGGCTGGGGGTTCGGCTGGCTGGAGGGCCGGGCGAGCGAGGAGCGGCCGCCCTGGGGGTACGCCGGCATCCTCGCCGACCGGCTCGCGAGGGCGAGCGTCGCGCTCGACCTCGATACCGGCGGAGGCGAGGTGCTGGCGCAGGCCCTGGCGCGAGCGAAGCGGCAACCGGCCCGGATGCATGCCTGTGAGGCCTGGCCGCCGAACGCGGCGCGAGCGCGGTCGCTGCTCGAGCCGCGCGGCGTGGAGGTGCACGAGGTCCCGCCCGGCGCGGAGCTGCCCTTCGACGACGGGAGTTTCGACCTCGTCACCGCGCGTCACCCGGTGACGCCGCCCTGGGCGCAGATCGCGCGGGTGCTGGCGCCGGGCGGCCAGTACGTCGCCCAGCACGTGGGGCCGGCCTCGGCCTTCGAGCTGATCGAGTTCTTCCTCGGACCGCTGCCTGAGCACCGCGCCGCCCGGGCGCCCGAGCGAGAGGCGGCGGCGGCCGCGCAGGCTGGCCTGGTGGTCACCGACCTGCGCACCGCACGCTGCCGGATGGAGCTGTACGACATCGGCGCCGTGGTCTGGTTGCTGCGCAAGTGCGTGTGGTGGGTGCCCGACTTCGACGTCGAGCGCTACAGCGACCGTCTCCTCGCCCTCGATGAGCTCATCCGTGCCGAGGGTGGGTTCGTGGCCCACGCGACACGGCACCTGGTCGTGGCGCGCAGGCCGGACTGA
- a CDS encoding ROK family transcriptional regulator yields the protein MSRSATVQALVRRTHEQRVLAVLRERGAMSRAQIAARVGLSRTTLSEITAELIARGAVVVARTDLDLRQGSGRPAELLALDPGAGQFVGVDLGHSRVRVMIADAAHEVIAAGVQQYDASTPWPGRQDAGFGLLDRVAAEHGLHFGALQGVAVGVAGPDASIRHQVRAAFAERFGAPVLVDNNTRFAALAEAMSDDEGAAADLAYVRVSEGIGGGLVIGGRLVPGGRGGAGEFGHVRVVEDGHDCRCGKRGCLETVASIGALLAEARRHGARVTDGQGLRDAVAANDPAATAAIDRAADLLGRVLADAALMLSPACVVIGGELPVLAPYVVDRIAAIIATELEAVGTGLPTVRAALLGDEDGARGAIAALYHSSPLLAEYDLASVADEPADAEPWRARA from the coding sequence GTGTCAAGGTCCGCAACCGTCCAGGCGCTGGTGCGCCGGACGCACGAGCAGCGCGTGCTCGCGGTGCTCCGCGAGCGCGGTGCGATGAGCCGCGCCCAGATCGCCGCGCGGGTCGGGCTCTCGCGGACGACGCTCTCGGAGATCACCGCCGAGCTCATCGCTCGCGGCGCCGTGGTGGTGGCCCGAACCGACCTCGACCTGCGTCAGGGCAGCGGCCGGCCGGCCGAGCTCCTGGCTCTCGACCCCGGAGCCGGCCAGTTCGTGGGCGTCGACCTCGGGCACAGCCGGGTCCGGGTGATGATCGCCGACGCGGCCCACGAGGTGATCGCCGCAGGCGTGCAGCAGTACGACGCCAGCACGCCGTGGCCGGGGCGACAGGACGCCGGCTTCGGTCTGCTCGACCGCGTGGCCGCCGAGCACGGCCTGCACTTCGGCGCGCTCCAGGGCGTCGCCGTCGGGGTTGCAGGGCCCGACGCCAGCATCCGTCACCAGGTCCGCGCCGCCTTCGCCGAGCGGTTCGGCGCTCCGGTCCTCGTCGACAACAACACCCGCTTCGCGGCTCTCGCCGAGGCGATGTCGGACGACGAGGGCGCTGCAGCGGACCTCGCCTACGTCCGGGTCTCGGAGGGCATCGGCGGCGGCCTCGTGATCGGCGGCCGGCTGGTCCCCGGCGGCCGCGGCGGCGCCGGCGAGTTCGGGCACGTCCGCGTCGTCGAGGACGGCCACGACTGTCGGTGCGGCAAGCGCGGCTGCCTGGAGACCGTCGCCTCGATCGGCGCCCTCCTCGCCGAGGCGCGACGCCACGGAGCCCGCGTCACGGACGGCCAGGGCCTGCGCGACGCCGTCGCCGCCAACGACCCCGCCGCCACCGCGGCGATCGACCGCGCCGCCGACCTGCTCGGCCGGGTCCTGGCCGATGCAGCGCTCATGCTCAGCCCGGCATGCGTGGTGATCGGGGGAGAGCTCCCCGTGCTGGCGCCGTACGTCGTGGACCGCATCGCGGCGATCATCGCCACCGAGCTCGAGGCGGTGGGCACCGGGCTGCCGACCGTGCGGGCAGCCCTTCTCGGTGACGAGGACGGCGCCCGGGGCGCCATCGCCGCGCTGTACCACTCCTCACCGCTGCTGGCGGAGTACGACCTTGCCTCGGTGGCTGACGAGCCCGCCGACGCCGAACCCTGGAGAGCACGTGCCTGA